A window of the Lactuca sativa cultivar Salinas chromosome 7, Lsat_Salinas_v11, whole genome shotgun sequence genome harbors these coding sequences:
- the LOC111880706 gene encoding transcription factor GTE9 codes for MVKILLPGSKKRQDPPEISEGQQQKKQKLDHGVKIECLKILKTLMTHKFGSVFNQPVDPVELGIPDYFEIISHPMDLGTIHNKLEDNIYSFPESFANDIRLTFSNAMRYNPPKNSVHLMAKEMNDLFIKIWKSVEPKLRKPSKNGGEKVKICKPVKKQGVHVSVGVKVKKSEDIISKASSCSEGKTLMTYEEKMRIKKELMVALRGEITGPLRGFLRKYGLIYSRKEKIESVFNSFGDDTLMELKRSLKGSLCLSLEKAKDDCVKPQWTKEATERQKLEEKSNIESRIRAARAAKEAILESAKSDLQMKRDKERERVEKMERTVTMDDNLTVLRELEKLCEISGIKNPLEKLGLRLKEEYYYGYEYIDDDDDDDDELEDGEIF; via the exons ATGGTGAAGATCCTCTTACCGGGCTCCAAGAAAAGACAAGATCCACCAGAAATATCAGAGGGTCAACAACAAAAAAAGCAGAAATTGGATCATGGTGTCAAGATTGAGTGCTTAAAGATTCTCAAAACATTGATGACCCATAAATTCGGATCTGTTTTCAATCAACCCGTGGACCCTGTCGAGCTTGGTATCCCTGATTATTTTGAGATAATCTCTCATCCTATGGATTTGGGCACAATTCATAACAAATTAGAAGACAATATCTATTCTTTCCCTGAATCATTTGCTAATGATATCAGACTTACTTTCTCAAATGCCATGCGATATAATCCACCCAAAAACTCTGTTCATTTGATGGCAAAAGAGATGAACGATCTGTTCATTAAAATTTGGAAATCTGTTGAGCCAAAGTTGAGGAAACCAAGCAAAAATGGTGGAGAAAAGGTGAAGATTTGTAAACCGGTTAAAAAGCAAGGTGTTCATGTTAGTGTTGGTGTAAAAGTAAAGAAAAGTGAAGATATAATAAGTAAGGCTTCAAGTTGTTCAGAGGGGAAGACTTTGATGACTTATGAGGAAAAGATGAGGATTAAGAAGGAGTTAATGGTGGCTTTGAGAGGTGAAATCACTGGACCTTTGCGTGGTTTTTTAAGGAAATATGGTTTGATTTATTCAAGGAAAGAGAAGATTGAGAGTGTTTTTAATTCATTTGGGGATGATACTTTAATGGAGTTGAAAAGATCCTTGAAAGGTTCTTTGTGTTTGAGTTTGGAAAAG GCCAAGGATGATTGTGTAAAACCACAATGGACAAAGGAAGCTACTGAGAGACAAAAACTTGAAG aaaagtcaaATATTGAATCAAGAATCAGAGCTGCTCGAGCTGCTAAAGAAGCCATACTAGAAAGTGCAAAATCCGATTTGCAAATGAAACGCGATAAAGAAAGGGAAAGAGTAGAGAAG ATGGAAAGAACAGTAACCATGGATGACAACCTAACAGTTCTAAGGGAGCTTGAGAAGCTATGTGAAATTTCAGGGATTAAAAACCCATTGGAGAAACTTGGGCTAAGATTGAAAGAAGAGTATTATTATGGATATGAGTacattgatgatgatgatgatgatgatgatgagttagAAGATGGAGAGATCTTTTGA
- the LOC111880719 gene encoding eukaryotic translation initiation factor 4E-1-like, whose amino-acid sequence MVEEVEKSEEQKTNDASKHRGVRSDGEEEERRKEGGENGGGGDTSPRPGKDITKRHPLEHSWTFWFDNPSAKSKQVAWGSSIRPIYTFSTVEEFWSLYNNLHKPSRLAAGADLHCFKNRIEPKWEDPVCAPGGKWTMTFPKSKSDTCWLYTLLAMIGEQFDHGDEICGAVVNVRSRQEKIALWTKNAANEAAQMSIGRQWKEFLDYNDVIGFIFHEDAKKLDRGAKNKYTT is encoded by the exons ATGGTGGAAGAGGTAGAGAAATCGGAGGAGCAAAAGACGAATGATGCGAGTAAACACAGGGGTGTTCGATCGGacggagaagaagaagaacggcGGAAAGAAGGCGGAGAGAATGGCGGTGGTGGGGATACGTCTCCGAGACCTGGCAAGGACATAACCAAACGCCATCCGCTTGAGCATTCATGGACATTTTGGTTCGATAATCCTTCTGCGAAGTCTAAGCAGGTCGCTTGGGGTAGTTCGATCCGTCCAATCTACACTTTCTCCACTGTTGAAGAATTCTGGag CCTTTACAACAATTTACATAAACCAAGCAGATTGGCTGCAGGAGCAGATCTCCATTGTTTCAAAAACAGAATCGAGCCTAAATGGGAGGACCCCGTTTGTGCTCCTGGTGGAAAGTGGACCATGACTTTTCCCAAGTCAAAATCCGACACATGTTGGCTCTATACG TTGCTAGCAATGATCGGAGAACAGTTTGACCATGGAGATGAGATATGCGGTGCAGTTGTAAATGTTAGATCAAGGCAAGAAAAGATAGCTCTCTGGACCAAGAATGCTGCCAATGAGGCTGCTCAG ATGAGTATTGGGAGGCAATGGAAGGAATTTCTTGATTACAATGATGTCATAGGGTTCATATTCCAT GAGGATGCAAAGAAACTTGATAGAGGTGCGAAAAATAAATACACGACATGA